The Thermococcus eurythermalis genomic sequence CACCTGATAATCGCGTCCTCCCTAATGTTCGCTGGGCGCGGGCTGGGGATCAACCAGAGGACGGTCTACCGCATCTTCGACATGGCTATGGTCGGGGCAGTTTTAGCGGCTGGAGGGACGGCGTTATGAAGAAAAGAACCCTCCTTTCAGTCCTCGCCCTCCTGTTTTCCTTAGGCTACATTGCCCATACAATCGACGTTAAGGAGCTAAAGGAGGCCATCTCAACGGCAGACCCGAGGTTTCTCCTCCTGGCCTTGGGAATGGCGTTTTTGGCTATACTTGTCTCAACTCTGAGATGGTACATCGTCCTCAGGAAGCTCCAAGAGACGAGCTTCAGGCGAACCTTTACCGCGATTCTGAGCGGTTTCTACATGATGGCCTTCCTCCCCCCGAGTGTGGGGCACGTTGCCAAGGTGAAGCTCGTCGGAGGGGACTACTTCAAAGCATTGTCCGCCCTCGCCTTCGGGATTTCCCTGGAGGTTCTAATCATCGCCGGTATCTCCCTCCTCGTATTCGGCGCCACCAAGTGGGGTATTTTTCTGCTTGGGGTTCTCTTCCTAATCCTGTTCTACGATAGAGGGGCTTATACGCTCCTCAACAGGGGGATTGCCGTAATCCGACCTCTCAGCCCCAAGCTCGCCGAACGGCTTGGAAACTACCTTGAGAGGACGTATTCGGGGTGGAGGCGCTCCAGAAGGGACCCAACAACCTTCACGCTGTCGCTTCTCCTCTCTGTGCTCGCGGTGCTCCTGCAGGTTGCTGGAATAATCGCCGTTGGAAGGGCCTTCGGACTTCCTGTTGGCCTGCTGGATGCATTCAAGGCTTTCATACTCAGCACCCTTTTCGCGAGCCTGAGCGGTATCCCCTCGGGAATCGGGGCAAACGAGCTCGGTATAACCCTCGCCCTCGGTTCGTCAACGAAGAGCTCCCTCGTTGCCTTCACGTACAAGTTCATCTATCAGTACCTCTGGTCGCTTGTCGGAGCGGTCGAGTTCTACAGGGCGGTGGGGGGTAGGTCATGAGGATAGCGCTCGTGAGCGACTGGTACTACCCGAAGGTCGGAGGAGTTGCGAGCCACATGCACCATCTTGCAATACATCTGAAAAGGAGGGGCCATGATGTCGCAATCGTGACCAACGACCTCGAAACCGGGAAGGAGAAAGAACTCGAAGAGAGAGGAATCGAGCTGAGAAAGATTCCCGGGACTATGAGCCCAATTCTGGGTATAAACCTTACCTACAGCTTGAAATCCAACAGGGAGCTCGGCGAGTACCTGAAAGATTTTGACGTGATTCATTCCCACCACGCGTTCACGCCACTGTCTCTCAAAGCCGCAAAAGCCGGCAGAAACCTCGGAAAGGCCACGCTCCTGACGACGCACAGCATATCGCTCTCCCACGAGTCCTCCCTCTGGAAGGCCCTCGGGCTGACGTTCCCCCTCTTCAGCCACTACCTGGGCTTTCCCCACAGGATAATAGCCGTCAGCAAGGCGGCAAAAGCGTTCATAGAGCACTTCACGGACTCCCCTGTCGAGATAATCCCGAACGGCGTTGACGACGAGGTCTTCAGACCCATTAGCGAGGGGGAGAAGGAAAAAGTCAAGGAGGAGCTCAGCATCGAGGGGCGCGTTGTCCTCTACGTCAGCAGGATGTCGCCGAGAAAAGGGGCTCACGTCCTCCTAAACGCCTTTCAGAGGATTGCGAGGGAGTTCGATGACGTCGTTCTCGTGATGGTGGGCTCGGGTGAGATGCTCCCCCTGCTCAAGGCCCAGGCGAAGTTCCTTGGAATAAGTGAGAGGGTTCGTTTCATGGGCTACGTCCCCAACGAGCTCCTGCCTAAGCTGTACGCGTCGGCTGATGTTTTCGTGCTCCCCTCCATAACGGCTGAAGCCTTTGGAATAGTGGTTCTTGAGGCGATGGCCTCGGGCGTTCCAGTGGTGGCGACGACTGTTGGTGGGATTCCCGAGGTGGTTGAGAGGAGCGGAAGCGGTCTTTTAGTGCCCCCAGGGGATGAACTCGCACTCGGGCAGGCCGTAAGCAGAATTTTGGCGGACGAGGATTTTGCAAGGGAGCTCGGGGAAGCGGGGAGAAGGGCTGTCGAGGCAGAATACTCCTGGAAGGTCGTGGCTGGCAAGATTGAGAAGGCTTACGAGGAAGTCCTACTCCCCCTCGGCTGAGCTACCTTTTTTAAGGGACGTTTCCAGGGAGAGACGGCGATGACGAGCCTCACGGTAGCTGAAACGTGATGAGGGGTATACTGACTGAGCCGTTAGGCTTTTATCTTCCCTTTCTTGAAGAGAAGCGAGCGATGACGATCTCTAGGGTATCTGAGTCCGTGGCTTACACGGCAAAAATGATGAAAGCCAAAGGCCGAGCTCACTCCTCTTCAAGCTCCTCAATTTCCTCAAGGATTTCCTCGAACTTCTTGAAGTCCTCTGTCTGTGCGAGCAGGGTTATGAACTCGTCTATCTCCTTCTTCTCAAGGAACGCACCCGCGAGGAGCTTTCCTGTGTAGCGGTTGTTCTTTATCTCCCAGAACATGTAGAACTCGGGGAAGTGCTCCTTTATCTTCCTGTAGGCGACGCCGTACTTCGAGTCTTTCAGCGGGTTCTGTTCGAGATAGAAGTGTCCGGGCTCGAGCTCAATTATGTGGAGAAGGGCACCGCGTTTTGTCTTAACAAGCTTAACCTTAACATCCCACTCCTTCAGAACTTTCATGGGGACCACCGAAGAGAATAGGGCTGTAAAATACTTAAAGCTTCCTGAGGAAGAGAAAAGGAGGGCGCTCAAAGGCTCTCCAGATACTTTGCGTAGGCCTGGGCGTCCATGAGCTCCTTGAGCTCCTCTTCAAGGTTAGTCGGCTTGAGCTTGGCAATCCAGTGCTCGTAGGGGTCTTCGTTGAGGAGCTCCGGTGAGTCCTCGAGCTCCTCGTTGACCTCAACGACCTCCCCGCTGACCGGGGCGTAGACCTCGCTGACGGCCTTGACGCTCTCCAGCTCGCAGAGGACGTCGCCCTTGTTTACCTCCTTCCCGACCTCAGGGAGCTCGACGTAAGCAAGGTCGCCGAGCTCCTTCTGGGCGTAGTCGCTGATTCCGACGAGGACGGTTCCGTCCTCAAGGATCTGGACCCACTCGTGATCCTTCGTGTAGTAGAGCCCCTCCTTAACCTTGTATTCCCCGACTTCAATCATGAACATCACCGTCCACAGTAGCAAGTTTGGGCATTTAAACCTTTCTTGAACGTTAAGGTGTAAAACTGAGGATTAGGTCCCCAAAAGTCTGGCAGCTTTTCGTTTTGGGCCACTGGGCTCGATTGGGCACCAGACTGCTCTCCGTCGCCGTACAAAACTCCCAAAATTTTTTGGGCAAGGTTTATAAGCCAATTGCAAAGCGTGTGGAGTGAGCGACAGAATTTGAGGGTGGTGAGAATGAGCTGGACTACTCCAAAGAGGGCTTTCATAGGAGCGGCCGCCGCTGAGGGCGGGACAAAGCTTAACGCCTTTGACAACGCACTCCTCAAGCTCGGTATAGGCAACGTGAACCTCGTCAAGCTCAGCAGTGTCATCCCGGCACACATCGAGTGGATAGACAAGGTGCACGACGTCCCAATTGGAATGCTCCTGCCGACGGTCTACGCGCACATCGAGAGCGACGAGCCGGGAATGACCATCAGCGCGGCCCTCGGAGTCGGGATAAGCAAGAACAACGAAGGTGGCTTAATCTACGAGTACGCCGGCTACTGCACGAAGGAAGAGGCCGAGAGAATCGTCAGGAAGATGGTTGAGGAAGGCTTCGCCAAGAGGGGCTGGGAGCTGGCCGAGTTTAAGGCCGCCAGTGCCGAGATAACCGTCAAGGACAAGCCGGCCGCGGCGGTGGCCGTTGTGGTCATGTTCCCCTACTGAACCCTTTTCCTTTCAACCAGCGTGAACTCGTTGTCGCCAGCTCTCTGGAACCTCATCTCATAACGAACGTGTCCTTTGGTTGCCCACACATCAACAACCGAATCCCCCGTCATCCAGAGAACATCAAAACCAAGTTTCTCCAAGGTATTCCTCAGCGGGCCTTCAAGCCTAGCTCCGGGAAGGAGAAGCTTTGGAGTTCCCTTGCCCTGGAGAAAGCGCCAGAGTGAAATAAAAAGGGCCCTGGGACTTTTTTCATCGGCAGGCAGTATGAAGAAAAGAGTACCATCGTCAATGAAGCGCTCAAGGTGATAGTCTTCAAATAAAACAACGTCTACGTCAACTCTAATCTCATTACCACCACTAATCTCTCCAACGAGATGAGGGATGCCGGGCGCACTTTCCCCGCTGATTTCAGTCCAGAGCTCAGAAATCTTCCGCGCCAAAAGCTTCCTCAGTTCCGCCTCCATAATGTCCTAGACTCTTCCGAGGACTTAATAACTTTATCGTGAAGGAACCCATAGGTTTAAAACTCAAAAAGCGAGCTAAGCTCTGGTGAGGTTCATGCCGTACAGTGAAGAGGAGAGAGCCTTTATTGAGTGGTATCCGAGAGGCTATGGTGTCGGCTTCAAAGTTACGAGGAGACTCTTCGAGACTCAGACGAAATACCAAAGGCTTGAGCTCTACGAGACCGAAGGGTTCGGCAAACTCCTTGTTCTCGATGGGACAGTCCAGCTCGTGGAGGTCGGTGAGGAGAGCTACCACGAGGTGCTCGTCCACCCGGTAATGCTCGCACACCCCAACCCGAGGAGGGTTTTAGTGATTGGAGGTGGCGATGGGGGAACCTTAAGAGAGGTCCTGAAGCACAAAACCGTCGAAAAAGCCATAATGGTTGAGATTGATGAGGGAGTCGTCGAGGCATCGTACCTGTATCTCGACGTTGCAAAAGACCTCCTCGACCGACTAATCAAGGGAGAGGAAGAGAGGGCGAAGCTGATAATCGGAGACGGAGTTGAGTACCTGAAAAACACGGAAGAGCGCTTCGACGTCATAATCGTTGATTCAACAGACCCCGTTGGCCCGGCAAAGCTCCTGTTCAGTGAGGAGTTCTACAGAACGGCCTACGAGAAGCTCAACGAGAAGGGCCTCTACATCACCCAGGCCGGGAGCGTCTACCTCTTCACCAACGAGCTCCTCGACGCCTATAAGGCCATGAAGAAGGTCTTCGACAAGGTCTACTACTTCAGCTTCCCGGTGATAGGCTACGCCTCACCGTGGAGCTTCCTCGTGGGTGTCAAAGGAGACATAGACTTCACCCGCGTCGACGTGAGCAGGGCCCCGGAGAAGCTCTACTACTACGACCCCGAGAGGCACGAGACGCTCTTCCAGATGCCCAAATACGTCAGGGAACTCCTTGAAAAGGAGTGAAGGGCGTGAAGTGGAGAAAGCCCGCAACGCTCCTCCTGACAGCGGGCATAACGGCGTACCTGCTCCACAAGGTCTACAGGGAAGCCTCGGCAGTAGACCTGAGCGCCTCTCTGTTTTTCTCCCCATACTTCCTTCTGGCAGTCGTCACGGGACTGATAGGGTACCTGTTCTACACTGCCCTCTGGTACGTCTACGTCCACCA encodes the following:
- a CDS encoding lysylphosphatidylglycerol synthase transmembrane domain-containing protein; the protein is MKKRTLLSVLALLFSLGYIAHTIDVKELKEAISTADPRFLLLALGMAFLAILVSTLRWYIVLRKLQETSFRRTFTAILSGFYMMAFLPPSVGHVAKVKLVGGDYFKALSALAFGISLEVLIIAGISLLVFGATKWGIFLLGVLFLILFYDRGAYTLLNRGIAVIRPLSPKLAERLGNYLERTYSGWRRSRRDPTTFTLSLLLSVLAVLLQVAGIIAVGRAFGLPVGLLDAFKAFILSTLFASLSGIPSGIGANELGITLALGSSTKSSLVAFTYKFIYQYLWSLVGAVEFYRAVGGRS
- a CDS encoding glycosyltransferase family 4 protein: MRIALVSDWYYPKVGGVASHMHHLAIHLKRRGHDVAIVTNDLETGKEKELEERGIELRKIPGTMSPILGINLTYSLKSNRELGEYLKDFDVIHSHHAFTPLSLKAAKAGRNLGKATLLTTHSISLSHESSLWKALGLTFPLFSHYLGFPHRIIAVSKAAKAFIEHFTDSPVEIIPNGVDDEVFRPISEGEKEKVKEELSIEGRVVLYVSRMSPRKGAHVLLNAFQRIAREFDDVVLVMVGSGEMLPLLKAQAKFLGISERVRFMGYVPNELLPKLYASADVFVLPSITAEAFGIVVLEAMASGVPVVATTVGGIPEVVERSGSGLLVPPGDELALGQAVSRILADEDFARELGEAGRRAVEAEYSWKVVAGKIEKAYEEVLLPLG
- a CDS encoding DUF7132 family protein, with product MKVLKEWDVKVKLVKTKRGALLHIIELEPGHFYLEQNPLKDSKYGVAYRKIKEHFPEFYMFWEIKNNRYTGKLLAGAFLEKKEIDEFITLLAQTEDFKKFEEILEEIEELEEE
- the gcvH gene encoding glycine cleavage system protein GcvH, coding for MIEVGEYKVKEGLYYTKDHEWVQILEDGTVLVGISDYAQKELGDLAYVELPEVGKEVNKGDVLCELESVKAVSEVYAPVSGEVVEVNEELEDSPELLNEDPYEHWIAKLKPTNLEEELKELMDAQAYAKYLESL
- a CDS encoding pyruvoyl-dependent arginine decarboxylase, with product MSWTTPKRAFIGAAAAEGGTKLNAFDNALLKLGIGNVNLVKLSSVIPAHIEWIDKVHDVPIGMLLPTVYAHIESDEPGMTISAALGVGISKNNEGGLIYEYAGYCTKEEAERIVRKMVEEGFAKRGWELAEFKAASAEITVKDKPAAAVAVVVMFPY
- the speE gene encoding polyamine aminopropyltransferase, producing the protein MPYSEEERAFIEWYPRGYGVGFKVTRRLFETQTKYQRLELYETEGFGKLLVLDGTVQLVEVGEESYHEVLVHPVMLAHPNPRRVLVIGGGDGGTLREVLKHKTVEKAIMVEIDEGVVEASYLYLDVAKDLLDRLIKGEEERAKLIIGDGVEYLKNTEERFDVIIVDSTDPVGPAKLLFSEEFYRTAYEKLNEKGLYITQAGSVYLFTNELLDAYKAMKKVFDKVYYFSFPVIGYASPWSFLVGVKGDIDFTRVDVSRAPEKLYYYDPERHETLFQMPKYVRELLEKE